From the genome of Candidatus Saccharimonadales bacterium, one region includes:
- a CDS encoding VIT1/CCC1 transporter family protein, with product MEKMTPHDILNRRALQIQRGAARAAVLGVNDGLVSILCIVLAVAGAGAHSSSVLLAGFAGLIAGAISMAAGEWISVRAQVELFEGVLKDIHHLIHDDKTILVSQIAKSLEEGGQSKKTAERSASEMAEDHRQLIKVYARQVMGFNPDELGSPWLAALSSFALFTLGALAPLAPWVFIGGSMAIWISIGLTGVGSLIVGGYIGVSSGKNRLYGAVRQLAIVALASVVTYGIGYIFGVSVG from the coding sequence ATGGAAAAAATGACACCACACGATATTTTGAACCGACGCGCGTTGCAAATTCAGCGCGGTGCGGCACGGGCGGCCGTATTGGGCGTCAATGATGGGCTTGTGAGTATTCTTTGTATCGTGCTGGCTGTCGCAGGGGCGGGCGCGCACTCGAGCAGCGTATTGCTGGCGGGGTTTGCCGGACTTATTGCTGGAGCTATCAGTATGGCGGCAGGTGAATGGATTTCTGTACGCGCTCAAGTTGAGCTGTTCGAGGGTGTGCTGAAGGACATTCACCATCTCATTCATGACGATAAAACTATTTTAGTTTCGCAGATAGCCAAGAGCCTTGAAGAAGGTGGCCAAAGCAAGAAAACTGCTGAGCGCTCGGCGAGCGAAATGGCAGAAGATCACCGTCAGCTTATCAAGGTGTATGCTCGCCAAGTTATGGGGTTCAATCCAGATGAGCTGGGTTCGCCATGGCTCGCGGCTCTTTCTTCTTTTGCGCTTTTTACCCTGGGTGCACTTGCCCCTCTTGCACCATGGGTATTTATAGGTGGCTCTATGGCAATATGGATATCGATTGGTCTTACGGGGGTGGGCAGTCTTATCGTTGGCGGATATATAGGAGTATCAAGTGGAAAGAATAGACTGTATGGTGCCGTGCGGCAGTTGGCAATCGTCGCACTTGCCTCGGTGGTCACATACGGCATAGGATATATTTTTGGCGTAAGTGTTGGCTAG
- a CDS encoding MFS transporter, giving the protein MHKQRNAILLLLATTMFLVVLDSAIVNVALPAIKSALHFDSSALQWVLTAYILTFGGFLMLGGRIADLYGRRKVLIWGIGGFTLFSLLLGLAASAEMMVVLRAFQGLAAAFMAPTALSILLTTFEEGPARNRALSIWSMVASGGAAAGVFLGGLLTQYLGWRWCFFVNVPIGIIAILGILKYVPAHIQEARDKHLDMPGAVLVTGGLMALVYALTQASESGWGSLITLISLCVSALLLVAFLWNETKAKHPLVPLSIFRIRNVSGGNLMMLPVSAGALGMFFFLSVYVQNILKFPPLLSGLAFLPLPLIIGVISLKAPKLLGKFGFKPLIVVGLSLIAIGTFALSFLGTDSSYWFHILPAFVLLAVGFGLSFLSVTIASTAGVPGNEAGLASGLVNTSQQIGGALGLAILAVVATSTTAQDLNQGHALAASTVHGYQLAFLTASVLMVIALLIAIFIIRTPKQPQAAAEPAATHV; this is encoded by the coding sequence ATGCATAAGCAGCGCAATGCTATTTTATTGCTTCTTGCAACTACGATGTTCCTTGTAGTGCTCGATAGCGCAATTGTCAACGTCGCCCTTCCTGCAATTAAATCCGCGCTTCATTTTGACAGCTCGGCATTGCAATGGGTATTAACCGCATACATCCTCACTTTTGGTGGGTTCTTAATGCTCGGCGGACGTATCGCCGACCTCTACGGTCGTCGTAAAGTCCTGATATGGGGAATTGGAGGTTTTACACTCTTCTCGCTTCTCCTCGGCCTTGCCGCTTCAGCCGAAATGATGGTCGTGCTTCGCGCCTTCCAAGGCCTCGCCGCCGCTTTTATGGCCCCGACTGCCCTGTCTATTCTTCTCACAACATTCGAAGAAGGGCCTGCCCGTAACCGCGCTTTGAGTATTTGGAGCATGGTTGCATCTGGTGGAGCAGCCGCAGGCGTCTTCCTTGGCGGCCTCCTGACTCAATATCTCGGCTGGCGCTGGTGTTTCTTCGTCAATGTGCCAATCGGTATCATTGCCATCCTTGGAATTCTCAAGTACGTTCCGGCACATATCCAAGAGGCTCGTGACAAACACCTAGATATGCCTGGCGCAGTGCTTGTTACCGGCGGCCTTATGGCACTCGTATACGCTCTTACGCAGGCCAGCGAAAGTGGCTGGGGAAGTCTTATCACACTCATAAGCCTCTGTGTAAGCGCCCTCCTTCTTGTAGCTTTCCTCTGGAACGAAACGAAGGCCAAACACCCGCTTGTACCCCTCTCCATTTTTCGTATTCGTAATGTCAGCGGTGGTAACTTGATGATGCTCCCTGTAAGCGCAGGCGCCCTTGGAATGTTTTTCTTCCTATCGGTGTACGTTCAAAATATTTTGAAGTTCCCTCCTCTTCTTAGCGGACTCGCCTTCCTCCCTCTTCCTCTTATTATTGGTGTGATTTCATTGAAAGCACCAAAATTACTTGGTAAGTTTGGCTTTAAACCGCTCATCGTAGTTGGGCTGAGCCTGATTGCAATTGGTACGTTTGCGCTAAGTTTTCTTGGCACCGACTCTTCATACTGGTTCCATATCCTTCCTGCCTTTGTACTGCTTGCTGTAGGCTTTGGGCTCTCATTTTTGTCAGTCACCATCGCCTCGACAGCAGGTGTACCTGGAAATGAAGCAGGTCTTGCTTCAGGACTTGTTAACACTTCGCAGCAAATCGGCGGCGCACTTGGTCTTGCTATCTTGGCGGTCGTGGCCACTAGCACGACAGCGCAAGACCTGAACCAAGGTCACGCGCTTGCCGCGTCAACAGTGCACGGCTACCAGCTCGCTTTTCTTACTGCTTCCGTGCTTATGGTAATTGCACTACTCATCGCGATTTTTATCATCCGTACACCAAAGCAGCCTCAGGCGGCGGCAGAACCCGCAGCAACACACGTCTAG